The Phaeodactylum tricornutum CCAP 1055/1 PHATR_bd_28x34 genomic scaffold, whole genome shotgun sequence genome has a segment encoding these proteins:
- a CDS encoding predicted protein, with the protein MPWKTLCGFPPTRDKVTLRIPNGAWRPDTVITDKDGNEIYVLLDQTNEMRSYEAIFGDLEGRRLCCIKRHIRKAFWKDGFYFCTYKPNYVGQIPLKDRDVDNKKVFPFSYLEIIPMKGRFFYRLFDNKDNLDPPRMVAENPWLGFMNVCCTPMIRCGKWTANFDKTHGRRQRHQPTLFVDQWQNTATVGPNQDLLAGLCVAYVFDRVQCQPMITGFGLEDEDDAADETKGQQANIRDDASIESSPDMETHQGSTQMENLPPEYSMSQKQVRDSLKQGNHSTPEPTDLFDEPISIEPTKNAKTGKRRGMHQADEQDFFVESSRTNEIV; encoded by the exons ATG CCTTGGAAAACGCTATGCGGGTTCCCTCCCACTCGAGATAAGGTTACCCTGCGAATTCCTAACGGCGCTTGGCGTCCGGATACCGTGATTACTGACAAGGACGGAAACGAAATATATGTTTTGCTAGATCAAACAAACGAAATGCGATCCTACGAAGCCATTTTTGGAGACCTGGAAGGCCGTCGCCTTTGCTGCATCAAACGCCATATACGGAAGGCTTTCTGGAAGGATGGATTCTACTTTTGTACCTATAAACCAAATTATGTTGGGCAGATTCCTCTAAAAGACCGCGACGTGGATAACAAGAAGGTCTTCCCATTTTCCTACTTGGAGATCATTCCAATGAAGGGACGATTCTTCTACCGCCTTTTTGATAACAAGGATAATCTTGATCCCCCACGTATGGTTGCTGAAAATCCCTGGCTAGGATTTATGAATGTTTGTTGTACACCGATGATTCGATGTGGAAAATGGACGGCTAACTTTGACAAAACACACGGTAGGAGACAACGTCACCAGCCGACGTTATTTGTGGACCAGTGGCAGAATACGGCCACCGTCGGTCCGAACCAAGACTTGCTGGCAGGGTTGTGTGTGGCTTACGTTTTCGATCGAGTTCAGTGTCAGCCAATGATTACAGGATTCGGTCTggaagatgaggacgacgctgccgacgaaacaaaaggaCAGCAAGCAAACATTCGCGATGATGCTTCGATCGAGTCGTCACCCGACATGGAAACGCACCAAGGGAGTACGCAAATGGAAAATCTACCACCAGAGTATAGCATGAGTCAGAAGCAGGTGCGCGACAGTCTAAAGCAAGGTAATCACAGCACACCGGAGCCAACAGATCTGTTTGACGAACCAATCAGTATTGAACCTACAAAAAATGCCAAAACTGGAAAGAGGCGAGGGATGCATCAAGCTGACGAACAagatttcttcgtcgaatCTTCAAGAACGAATGAAATCGTCTAA
- a CDS encoding predicted protein — translation MAFTFFVYDRFVHRRNTKVVNAAARSSAIVTSLFPSNVRARLYEEAEEKAKQKISSKLAGVQAPQSQLKDFLNGSDSNGKVVDFANEEDELNFFKSKPIAELFPNTTIMFGDIAGFTAWSSSREPAQVFTLLETLYHAFDEIAKKRRVFKVETVGDCYVAVTGLPDPRKDHAVVMARFARDCMHKMQNLSKKLEVSLGPDTGDLAMRIGLHSGPVTAGVLRGERSRFQLFGDTMNVASRMESTGVRDRVQLSQDCADLLAQAGKAGWFTPREDTIVAKGKGEMKTYWLSAGDRTGTESTTSNSDFSMSGNGFDPSWGGDFEPKSFTNSSESDRKVLRLASGKANRLIDWNVDVLLRLLKQVVARRRVSQLKSPTLLHKAETVEERIEGNTVLDEVKEIIALPEFDAKAAIRQDTPDSIALGPEVCLQLHEYVSHIAAMYQDNPFHNFEHASHVTMSVVKLLSRIVAPSEVVAKNEGKKKTVFASRLHDHTYGITSDPLTQFACVFSALIHDVDHSGVPNAQLVKENSKIAAFYKGKSVAEQNSIDLAWDLLMDYSFNELRSIIYTTTAEKSRFRQLVVNSVMATDIMDKGLKQLRNARWESAFSGKLSEEDATDTTNRKATIVIEHLIQASDVAHTMQHWHIYRKWNERFFTECYQAFQNGRSDTDPTDSWYNGELGFFDFYIIPLAKKLKECGVFGVSSDEYLNYAMRNRKEWEDRGQEIVREMAEQIAKARTTSL, via the coding sequence ATGGCGTTCACGTTCTTCGTATACGATCGCTTTGTTCATCGGCGAAATACGAAGGTGGTTAATGCGGCGGCTCGATCTAGCGCGATTGTTACATCGCTATTTCCGTCGAATGTTCGCGCTCGCCTTTATGAAGAGGCcgaagaaaaggccaagcaaaAGATTTCTTCAAAATTGGCAGGCGTCCAGGCCCCACAGTCTCAGCTAAAAGATTTTTTGAACGGATCCGACTCAAACGGGAAAGTTGTCGATTTTGCTAACGAAGAGGACGAGTTAAACTTCTTCAAATCCAAACCGATTGCGGAGCTGTTCCCCAACACGACAATAATGTTTGGGGACATTGCTGGCTTTACGGCATGGAGCTCTAGCCGAGAACCCGCACAAGTGTTTACGTTACTAGAGACTCTCTACCATGCTTTTGACGAGATTGCAAAGAAGCGCCGAGTCTTTAAGGTCGAAACGGTTGGAGATTGCTACGTTGCTGTTACAGGCTTGCCCGATCCCCGTAAAGATCACGCTGTTGTAATGGCACGTTTCGCTCGAGATTGTATGCACAAGATGCAAAATCTTTCAAAAAAGCTCGAAGTGTCGTTAGGGCCGGACACAGGTGATTTAGCAATGCGCATCGGATTACATAGCGGGCCTGTCACAGCTGGCGTCCTTCGCGGGGAGAGATCTCGATTCCAACTTTTTGGCGACACAATGAACGTTGCATCTCGCATGGAGTCCACTGGCGTTAGAGACCGTGTCCAGCTCTCTCAAGACTGCGCGGATTTGCTTGCACAGGCGGGCAAGGCTGGATGGTTTACACCGAGGGAAGATACAATCGtcgccaaaggaaaaggagaaatGAAAACCTACTGGTTGAGCGCCGGTGATCGCACGGGAACGGAGTCCACAACTTCAAACTCCGATTTTAGTATGTCTGGAAATGGCTTTGACCCTAGCTGGGGTGGCGACTTTGAGCCGAAATCATTCACAAATAGCTCCGAATCTGATCGAAAAGTGCTGCGGTTAGCGTCGGGAAAAGCCAACCGCTTGATTGACTGGAATGTAGACGTTCTACTCCGCTTGCTAAAGCAGGTTGTTGCACGTCGTCGTGTTTCACAATTAAAGTCGCCGACATTGCTCCACAAGGCAGAAACGGTTGAAGAACGCATAGAAGGAAATACAGTACTGGACGAAGTGAAAGAAATTATAGCGTTGCCTGAATTTGATGCCAAGGCAGCTATACGCCAGGACACTCCGGATTCGATCGCTTTGGGACCAGAAGTCTGCCTGCAGCTACACGAGTATGTCAGTCATATTGCAGCCATGTATCAGGACAACCCGTTTCACAACTTCGAGCACGCTTCACATGTTACGATGTCCGTGGTCAAGCTGCTTTCGCGTATTGTGGCGCCATCGGAAGTTGTTGCCAAGAACGAAGGCAAGAAGAAGACAGTCTTCGCCTCGAGGCTTCACGATCACACATACGGCATCACGTCTGATCCACTGACACAGTTTGCTTGCGTCTTTTCGGCACTCATTCACGACGTCGACCACAGCGGAGTTCCCAACGCGCAGCTCGTCAAGGAAAACTCGAAAATAGCAGCATTTTACAAAGGCAAGTCCGTGGCGGAGCAAAATTCGATCGATCTTGCTTGGGACCTTCTTATGGACTACAGTTTTAACGAACTGAGGTCAATTATATACACCACTACAGCCGAAAAGAGTCGATTTAGGCAGTTGGTGGTCAATTCAGTTATGGCGACGGATATCATGGACAAAGGTCTGAAGCAGTTGCGCAACGCACGATGGGAGAGTGCATTCTCTGGCAAACTATCGGAAGAGGACGCTACGGACACTACCAATCGCAAAGCGACGATTGTGATCGAGCATCTCATTCAAGCGTCGGATGTTGCTCATACGATGCAACACTGGCACATATATCGCAAGTGGAATGAGAGATTCTTCACAGAGTGCTACCAAGCATTTCAGAACGGCCGATCTGACACTGATCCGACCGATAGCTGGTACAATGGCGAGCTcggctttttcgatttctaTATTATTCCGTTGGCAAAAAAGCTGAAGGAATGTGGCGTGTTCGGGGTGTCGAGTGATGAGTATTTGAATTACGCTATGCGAAATCGGAAAGAATGGGAGGACCGTGGCCAGGAAATTGTGCGCGAAATGGCAGAACAAATCGCCAAGGCACGTACCACATCTTTGTAA
- a CDS encoding predicted protein, with translation MSKALKHQRQHQRQQNGVAADAEFLDTMDQTATVLELHRSNLLRLQTDELLKAISLDVSPSSAHVHWATYAHEYIQKIQGKIESLQVDWKYDKDSPFPILSDRKNISVHSSLTTLSGNARVIPTLEVLVKVPNDAFDFKDYLRERYFDKRNLVVWHVARYLSQRNLRAVVGKVCYRFGNSDLRKPELLLIPPCQVSDNKIDGEGSIQSNKRLRKPRFRLCLRFGMTNCSWIPPLRFVPNRCNLSHTKSSQAYNHALAEEAAHEFEDLSSSSIETYPNLNQALILAKIWCLQRGLLCHDGLKPESLGLLLLFLYRTKQVSPRMGVIQTLTALLKLLTDTDWLGNKQSVKRVSDAEKQSGSISSDQAYRDLLQKQNPRRVLILPKEGDSVNDTVAASELAKLYTQQTTESPLTDMDPLTLLELYERDYRLGPVFLDPSMTYNYLGRVSPSCMRLIQLEAQKSLECLHGTSHTRPFPYLFMIEARFWSRFDSYIRVPIKNIAFSSALWGDDRRDLGDFESISRGLVRILTLALGDRVKAIRVLSTGNGPMNMLSSALKDSDEVPTKEIALGKRVKVRTSSPTGSDFIVLALTLNPDTCWRKVERGPPADDLAGTKAFLDLWGSKKAELRRFKDGAIVHAVVWDATVECMEGSESDAPYILFQNDDKVQGGIVERIVRHILQMHFLKTEDNTFPLEFSLRNLLSSVDGVVSKELSSEATLFNPLSAHRNVMKAFDALSTFLRKHSAPALPATGYMHSRLGIPLSIDAVEPLSPSLRYSELFPPIPHPSLGYKSTLGLRNVSGSIQSKPVQVQVRFGLSSKWPSDLRAIGAAKTAMLIKLLEGIEDMKRQGAQDSLAFYGPTAVTPDYADIGFMGYVFRIFVRADPELKLLKSVVQPTREAATLLNQLRKRHVIGSMHHSLVHSVFTSHPSSSVAARMATRWLSTHLMSGMIPFEAVELLIVSVYTQKSSPLDAPGSAVTGLLRFFHLLATHNWAKEPLVVDPHCSLTEEDYSQLLAHFDGVRGIDLQDGPPMYIVTPYDQVNKDLEDAHEVSITNLPTKSLSWTPAFTSTNPEWVVLSRLSMLASRTYSFLQKSLVDFQRNNWSAAFQVTAASFHAYSAVLRIGPDFVVDSEASSTGGSLSVRPNKNGAYESSYTRSMQNRSEGPKLLRRKLYRNLVDSIESHEEVILEWRPVDALIDRLRSRLGSWAVFFYNDLCPEVIGVLWRPLFEPRSFSALASEYARPMKHGILGHGYSSDC, from the exons ATGTCGAAGGCATTGAAGCACCAGCGCCAGCACCAGCGGCAACAGAATGGAGTCGCGGCTGATGCGGAATTTTTGGACACGATGGATCAGACTGCGACTGTCTTGGAACTCCACCGCTCAAACTTACTGCGTCTTCAAACCGACGAGTTACTCAAGGCGATTAGCCTAGACGTTAGTCCAAGCAGTGCACATGTTCACTGGGCGACTTATGCGCACGAGTACATCCAGAAAATACAAGGAAAGATTGAATCTCTTCAGGTGGATTGGAAATACGATAAAGACAGTCCATTTCCGATCTTGAGCGACAGAAAGAACATTTCAGTCCATTCAA GCCTTACCACACTATCAGGGAACGCTCGTGTCATACCGACACTAGAAGTACTCGTTAAAGTACCCAATGATGCTTTCGATTTCAAGGATTACTTGCGCGAGCGCTACTTTGAT AAACGAAACCTAGTAGTATGGCATGTTGCGCGATATCTGTCACAAAGAAACTTGCGTGCGGTCGTCGGAAAAGTGTGCTATCGTTTTGGTAATTCCGACTTACGGAAACCCGAGCTGCTGCTAATACCCCCGTGCCAAGTCTCCGACAACAAGATTGATGGAGAAGGATCAATACAGTCAAACAAACGGTTAAGAAAACCGAGGTTCCGACTTTGTTTGCGTTTTGGTATGACCAACTGCAGCTGGATTCCACCCCTACGATTCGTTCCGAATAGATGTAACTTGTCCCACACGAAGTCGTCACAAGCTTACAATCACGCCTTGGCAGAAGAGGCTGCTCATGAATTCGAAGATTTGTCCAGCTCCTCCATCGAGACATATCCGAATTTGAATCAAGCCTTAATTTTGGCTAAAATCTGGTGCTTGCAACGGGGATTGCTGTGTCACGATGGCTTGAAACCAGAGAGCTTGGGCTTGCTACTCTTATTCTTGTACCGCACCAAACAAGTCAGCCCGCGTATGGGAGTCATTCAGACGTTGACCGCACTTTTGAAGCTCTTGACAGACACAGATTGGCTAGGCAACAAACAATCAGTGAAAAGGGTATCAGATGCTGAAAAACAATCTGGGAGCATCTCTTCTGACCAAGCTTATCGAGATTtacttcaaaagcaaaatCCACGTAGGGTTCTAATATTGCCGAAGGAGGGTGATTCGGTAAACGATACCGTTGCAGCGTCGGAATTGGCCAAACTCTATACACAGCAAACGACGGAATCCCCCTTGACTGACATGGATCCTCTCACGCTGTTGGAACTTTACGAACGAGACTATCGCCTCGGGCCTGTATTTTTGGATCCATCTATGACGTACAATTACCTGGGCCGAGTGTCGCCATCGTGCATGCGTTTGATTCAATTAGAAGCCCAGAAAAGTTTGGAGTGCTTGCACGGGACTTCACACACACGCCCTTTTCCGTACTTATTCATGATTGAAGCACGTTTCTGGTCGCGATTTGATTCATACATACGTGTTCCAATAAAAAATATTGCCTTTTCCTCTGCTTTGTGGGGTGATGACCGTCGTGACCTCGGAGACTTCGAATCCATTTCACGTGGACTGGTGCGAAttttgactttggctttgggCGATCGCGTAAAAGCAATACGGGTCCTGTCGACAGGCAATGGTCCGATGAACATGCTGTCCAGTGCTCTGAAGGACTCGGACGAGGTGCCTACCAAAGAGATTGCGCTTGGTAAACGCGTCAAAGTCAGAACGAGTTCTCCAACAGGTAGTGATTTTATAGTGCTAGCTTTAACTTTGAATCCCGATACGTGCTGGCGAAAAGTGGAGCGTGGCCCGCCGGCGGATGACCTTGCTGGGACTAAAGCGTTTTTAGATCTATGGGGAAGCAAAAAAGCTGAGCTACGTCGCTTCAAGGACGGGGCGATAGTTCACGCGGTGGTTTGGGATGCAACCGTTGAATGTATGGAAGGATCGGAAAGTGATGCGCCGTACATATTATTTCAGAACGACGATAAAGTACAAGGCGGTATCGTGGAGCGTATTGTGCGCCATATTCTCCAGATGCATTTTCTAAAAACTGAAGACAATACGTTTCCGCTTGAATTTTCGCTCAGAAATCTCCTCTCTTCAGTTGATGGCGTTGTGTCAAAAGAGCTGTCTTCCGAGGCGACTCTATTTAACCCACTTTCGGCACATCGAAACGTAATGAAGGCATTTGATGCTCTTTCGACTTTTTTACGCAAGCACAGCGCTCCCGCACTACCTGCAACGGGATATATGCATTCCCGTTTGGGCATCCCTCTATCAATCGATGCCGTTGAGCCCCTCTCGCCCTCTTTACGCTACTCCGAGTTGTTCCCACCCATACCTCATCCCAGTCTCGGCTACAAAAGTACGCTAGGGCTAAGAAACGTTTCTGGCTCGATCCAGTCCAAGCCAGTCCAAGTGCAGGTGCGGTTCGGGCTCTCGTCTAAATGGCCTTCGGATCTGCGAGCCATCGGTGCCGCCAAGACTGCTATGTTGATCAAACTACTTGAAGGGATTGAAGACATGAAACGCCAAGGCGCTCAAGATTCCTTAGCCTTTTACGGACCAACGGCAGTTACGCCCGACTATGCTGATATCGGATTTATGGGCTACGTTTTTCGTATTTTCGTTCGTGCCGACCCAGAATTGAAGCTTCTTAAAAGTGTTGTCCAGCCAACTCGCGAGGCTGCAACTCTATTGAATCAGCTAAGGAAGCGACATGTAATCGGATCTATGCACCACAGCTTGGTTCATTCAGTCTTTACCAGCCATCCCTCCTCCAGCGTTGCTGCTCGGATGGCAACACGATGGCTCTCTACGCATTTGATGTCAGGAATGATTCCTTTCGAAGCGGTAGAACTTCTCATTGTATCTGTTTATACGCAAAAGTCATCCCCGCTGGACGCTCCTGGTAGTGCGGTTACAGGACTCTTGCGATTTTTTCATCTGCTTGCGACGCATAATTGGGCGAAGGAGCCATTGGTTGTCGATCCACACTGTTCCTTAACAGAAGAGGATTACTCTCAATTACTTGCTCATTTTGATGGTGTTCGCGGAATTGATTTGCAAGACGGGCCTCCTATGTATATTGTCACACCCTACGATCAAGTAAACAAAGACTTGGAGGACGCACACGAAGTGTCGATAACCAATCTGCCGACAAAATCTCTTTCTTGGACTCCTGCCTTCACCTCTACGAATCCAGAGTGGGTAGTGCTTAGTCGATTGTCGATGCTGGCGTCCCGGACTTACTCGTTTCTACAGAAGTCTTTAGTGGACTTTCAGCGTAACAATTGGTCGGCTGCCTTTCAAGTAACTGCCGCCTCCTTTCACGCCTACAGTGCCGTGCTGCGGATAGGCCCCGACTTTGTTGTAGATAGCGAAGCCTCGTCGACTGGAGGCTCACTTTCAGTGCGACCCAATAAGAATGGTGCCTACGAAAGTTCTTATACACGCAGTATGCAGAATCGATCAGAAGGCCCGAAGCTGCTTCGTCGCAAGCTGTATCGAAATTTGGTCGATTCTATCGAGAGTCACGAAGAAGTCATTTTAGAATGGAGACCAGTAGACGCATTGATAGATAGGCTCCGTTCACGACTCGGGTCATGGGCAGTCTTTTTCTACAATGATTTGTGTCCCGAAGTCATTGGTGTATTGTGGCGTCCTTTGTTCGAACCGCGTTCCTTTTCGGCACTTGCATCTGAATACGCACGGCCTATGAAACACGGGATATTGGGCCACGGATACTCTAGTGACTGTTAA